A single region of the Lotus japonicus ecotype B-129 chromosome 4, LjGifu_v1.2 genome encodes:
- the LOC130710006 gene encoding photosystem I reaction center subunit psaK, chloroplastic-like, whose product MGIASPSRGSRKTRSLQPLQHQTCKVALAKQDSFILMPTGGGRCLCYPLYTTMMTTLPQLSGLRPKFLAAPVQNLVDVQPMKRKGEMMLWELGVTLLAHPLIWWHLMILKAPPYFDRSIFVRLWWWLLHNPDVVCWKVWIGSLTNRKTTAGLKLEVRDPGLQAGDQAGFTLADTLACGTVCHINEHDRD is encoded by the exons ATGGGGATCGCGTCACCGTCAAGAGGCTCGAGAAAAACAAG GTCACTTCAACCATTGCAGCATCAAACATGTAAAGTAGCTTTGGCAAAGCAAGATTCATTTATTCTTATGCCTACTGGGGGTGGTAGATGTCTTTGCTATCcg tTGTATACCACTATGATGACTACTCTCCCTCAACTCAGTGGTCTTAGACCAAAATTCTTAGCAGCACCTGTGCAGAATTTG GTTGATGTCCAACCCATGAAACGTAAGGGGGAAATGATGCTTTGGGAGCTCGGTGTGACTTTATTGGCTCACCCACTAATCTGGTGGCATCTCATGATTTTAAAGGCACCCCCATATTTTGATAGGAGTATTTTTGTTAGATTATGGTGGTGGCTTCTACACAACCCTGATGTTGTGTGCTGGAAGGTTTGGATTGGTTCCCTCACAAATAGGAAAACCACTGCAGGGCTAAAGCTGGAGGTGAGGGACCCGGGTTTGCAGGCGGGTGACCAAGCTGGGTTCACACTTGCTGATACCTTGGCCTGTGGAACTGTTTGCCACATCAATGAGCATGACAGAGATTGA